The Streptomyces achromogenes genome window below encodes:
- a CDS encoding MFS transporter, with product MSTASGPARLPATAPSRRLALAVVASGMLMVVLDGSIVTVAMPAVQDDLGFTPGGLSWVVNAYLIAFGSLLLLAGRLGDLIGRRRMFLAGTAVFTAASLLAGAAISPATLIAARFLQGIGSAMASAVSLGILVTLFTEPRERARAIAVFSFTGAAGASLGQTLGGVLTDALDWHWIFFVNLPIGVAVLAVAVRVLPGDAGPGLKAGADVFGTVLVTTGLMLGIYTVVKVEEYGWSSGRTLGFGALAALLLAAFLARQATAENPLMPLRIFRSRSVSAANLVQILMVAALFSFQILVALYLQKVLGYGAAETGLAMLPAAAVIGAVSLGVSARLNARFGERNVLLAGIALLIGVLGLLARVPVRAGYAVDLLPAMLLAAGFGLALPALTVLAMSGADEEDAGLASGLFNTTQQIGMALGVAVLSTLAASRTRSLTAGGRTTAEALTGGYRLAFAVGAGLLVAAFALAFTMLRRSGPQAAAEPVAGTPAPAHAAGA from the coding sequence ATGTCCACCGCATCCGGCCCCGCCCGCTTACCCGCCACAGCGCCCTCACGCAGGCTCGCCCTCGCCGTCGTCGCCTCCGGGATGCTGATGGTCGTCCTCGACGGCTCCATCGTCACCGTGGCGATGCCGGCCGTCCAGGACGACCTGGGGTTCACCCCCGGCGGCCTCAGCTGGGTCGTGAACGCCTACCTCATCGCGTTCGGCAGCCTGCTCCTGCTGGCGGGCCGGCTCGGAGACCTGATCGGCCGCAGGCGCATGTTCCTGGCCGGCACCGCCGTCTTCACCGCCGCCTCACTGCTGGCCGGCGCGGCAATCTCCCCCGCGACGCTGATAGCCGCCCGCTTCCTCCAGGGCATCGGCAGCGCCATGGCCTCCGCCGTCAGCCTGGGCATCCTCGTGACGCTGTTCACCGAGCCCCGGGAGCGCGCCAGGGCCATCGCCGTCTTCAGCTTCACCGGCGCGGCCGGCGCATCCCTCGGGCAGACCCTGGGCGGCGTCCTCACCGATGCGCTCGACTGGCACTGGATCTTCTTCGTCAACCTGCCGATCGGCGTCGCCGTGCTCGCGGTCGCCGTACGCGTCCTGCCCGGCGACGCCGGTCCGGGCCTCAAGGCGGGCGCTGACGTGTTCGGCACGGTTCTGGTCACCACCGGTCTGATGCTCGGCATCTACACCGTCGTCAAGGTGGAGGAGTACGGCTGGTCCTCGGGCCGCACCCTCGGCTTCGGCGCCCTCGCCGCCCTGCTGCTCGCCGCGTTCCTCGCCCGTCAGGCCACCGCCGAGAACCCCCTGATGCCGCTGCGGATCTTCCGCTCGCGCAGCGTCTCGGCCGCCAATCTGGTCCAGATCCTGATGGTCGCCGCGCTCTTCTCCTTCCAGATCCTCGTCGCCCTGTACCTGCAGAAGGTGCTCGGATACGGCGCCGCCGAGACCGGCCTCGCGATGCTCCCGGCGGCCGCCGTCATCGGCGCCGTCTCCCTGGGCGTCTCCGCCCGCCTCAACGCCCGCTTCGGTGAGCGCAACGTCCTGCTGGCGGGCATCGCGCTCCTCATCGGCGTCCTCGGCCTTCTCGCCCGCGTCCCCGTGCGGGCCGGTTACGCCGTCGACCTCCTGCCCGCCATGCTGCTCGCCGCGGGCTTCGGCCTCGCACTGCCGGCGTTGACCGTCCTGGCCATGTCCGGCGCCGACGAGGAGGACGCCGGTCTCGCGTCCGGCCTGTTCAACACCACCCAGCAGATCGGCATGGCCCTGGGCGTCGCGGTCCTGTCCACCCTGGCCGCCTCCCGCACCCGGAGCCTCACGGCAGGCGGGCGGACCACGGCCGAGGCGCTGACCGGCGGCTACCGGCTCGCGTTCGCGGTGGGAGCGGGGCTCCTCGTCGCCGCCTTCGCCCTCGCGTTCACGATGCTGCGCCGCTCCGGGCCGCAGGCCGCCGCGGAGCCGGTCGCCGGCACACCGGCTCCCGCCCACGCGGCAGGCGCCTGA
- a CDS encoding spermidine synthase, with the protein MGLRFEEIDWRPTPIGEISLRRRRHPVSGDDVYEVKLGDEFLMSSLFTAGEIALTELGLAELPDADGPELDVAVGGLGLGYTAQAALDDPRVRSLTVIEALPEVIDWHRRRLVPLGARLTSDARCRLTHGDFFALAADPRGLDPEAPGRRFDAILLDVDHSPRHVLHPRHAALYRPAGLRALAAHLRPGGVFALWSNDPPDEPFMSALSEVFAHTAAQVVVFDNARQDGTSTNTVYVARTSPGTPPAGKVPSG; encoded by the coding sequence ATGGGCCTGCGCTTCGAGGAGATCGACTGGCGACCGACGCCCATCGGCGAGATCAGTCTGCGGCGCCGCCGCCACCCGGTCTCGGGCGACGACGTGTACGAGGTGAAGCTCGGCGATGAGTTCCTGATGTCCAGTCTCTTCACCGCCGGCGAGATCGCGCTCACGGAACTCGGACTGGCCGAGCTGCCGGACGCCGACGGACCCGAACTGGACGTCGCGGTCGGCGGACTCGGGCTCGGCTACACCGCCCAGGCGGCCCTGGACGATCCCCGCGTCCGCTCGCTGACCGTCATCGAAGCGCTCCCCGAGGTCATCGACTGGCACCGGCGGCGCCTCGTGCCCCTCGGAGCGCGGCTGACCTCGGACGCCCGCTGCCGCCTGACGCACGGCGACTTCTTCGCTCTGGCCGCCGACCCCCGCGGCCTGGACCCCGAGGCCCCGGGCCGTCGCTTCGACGCCATCCTGCTGGACGTCGACCACTCCCCACGCCATGTGCTCCACCCACGCCACGCGGCCCTCTACCGGCCCGCGGGGCTCCGCGCCCTGGCCGCACACCTCCGTCCCGGCGGGGTGTTCGCCCTGTGGTCGAACGATCCGCCCGACGAGCCGTTCATGTCCGCGCTCTCGGAGGTCTTCGCCCACACGGCGGCTCAGGTCGTCGTCTTCGACAACGCCCGGCAGGACGGCACGTCGACCAACACGGTCTACGTGGCCCGCACATCGCCCGGCACACCGCCTGCCGGCAAGGTCCCTTCCGGATAA
- a CDS encoding SRPBCC family protein produces MWEYEHAVETSATPEAIWRLWADVDDWGAWNAEIEKIEMNGPFAAGTRITMTPPGDDPIVLHIAEVRQDELFVDEARFDDLLFRTTHRIDPIDRDRVRVVYRMEITGPGAEEAGAHIGPGITADWPDTMASLVELALR; encoded by the coding sequence ATGTGGGAGTACGAACACGCCGTCGAGACCAGCGCCACCCCCGAGGCGATCTGGCGGCTCTGGGCCGACGTCGACGACTGGGGTGCCTGGAACGCCGAGATCGAGAAGATCGAGATGAACGGCCCGTTCGCGGCGGGCACCCGGATCACGATGACACCGCCCGGGGACGACCCGATCGTGCTGCACATCGCCGAAGTCCGGCAGGACGAACTGTTCGTCGACGAAGCCCGCTTCGACGACCTGCTGTTCCGCACGACGCACCGGATCGACCCGATCGACCGCGACCGGGTCCGAGTCGTGTACCGAATGGAGATCACCGGCCCCGGGGCCGAAGAGGCCGGCGCCCACATCGGGCCGGGGATCACCGCCGACTGGCCCGACACCATGGCCTCGCTGGTCGAACTGGCACTGCGCTGA
- a CDS encoding pyridoxamine 5'-phosphate oxidase family protein, with protein MSDHSAGQTTTDPTGPTATNTETTANDGPAPRALTPQELSHLLTQQQFGVLASVRSTGHPHLSTVLYDWDAEERVLRVSSTADRLKVRQLRRDPRTSLHVSGPDVWSFAVAEGEARIVDPADEAAPGEQPLADRRVTIVIRVSRLYGTALDI; from the coding sequence ATGAGCGACCACTCCGCCGGACAGACCACCACCGACCCCACCGGCCCCACCGCCACGAACACCGAAACCACCGCGAACGACGGCCCGGCCCCCCGAGCGCTCACCCCTCAGGAGCTCTCGCATCTGTTGACGCAACAGCAGTTCGGGGTGCTCGCGAGCGTCAGGAGCACCGGCCACCCGCACCTGTCGACCGTCCTCTACGACTGGGACGCCGAGGAGCGCGTGCTGCGCGTCTCCTCGACCGCCGACCGGCTCAAGGTCCGCCAACTGCGCCGCGACCCGCGCACCTCGCTGCACGTGAGCGGCCCGGACGTGTGGTCGTTCGCCGTGGCCGAGGGCGAGGCCCGGATCGTCGACCCCGCCGACGAAGCGGCGCCCGGCGAGCAGCCGCTCGCCGACCGGCGCGTGACCATCGTGATCCGGGTGTCCCGCCTGTACGGGACCGCCCTGGACATTTAA
- a CDS encoding MarR family winged helix-turn-helix transcriptional regulator: MTAMAPARSEPDLSFLLDHTSHVLRSKMSAALAEIGLTSRMHCVLVHALEEERTQAQLADIGDMDKTTMVVTVDALEAAGLAERRPSRTDRRARIIAVTDDGARIARQSQEIVDRVHRDALATLADEEREALLRALKHLVDDGLADPVEAPRTARRARQAR; this comes from the coding sequence ATGACCGCCATGGCGCCCGCACGCAGCGAACCGGACCTGTCGTTCCTCCTCGACCACACCAGCCACGTCCTGCGCAGCAAGATGTCGGCCGCTCTCGCCGAGATCGGCCTGACCTCCCGGATGCACTGCGTGCTCGTCCACGCCCTCGAGGAGGAGCGCACCCAGGCCCAGCTCGCCGACATCGGCGACATGGACAAGACGACGATGGTGGTGACGGTGGACGCCCTGGAGGCGGCGGGCCTGGCCGAGCGCCGCCCTTCCCGCACGGACCGGCGGGCCCGGATCATCGCCGTGACCGACGACGGCGCGCGCATCGCCCGGCAGAGTCAGGAGATCGTCGACCGTGTGCACCGCGACGCCTTGGCCACGCTGGCCGACGAGGAGAGGGAGGCTCTTCTGCGCGCCCTGAAGCACCTGGTCGACGACGGTCTGGCGGACCCCGTCGAGGCCCCGCGCACCGCCCGCCGGGCGCGCCAGGCCAGGTGA
- a CDS encoding MarR family winged helix-turn-helix transcriptional regulator: MPLRPEDSPGLLLWHATLRWQRDIATALAPLELTHVQFVLLACTWWLNSQGEHPNQMALARQAGTDVKMTSQVLRALEHKGLIERETDPADTRAKRLRVTDTGAELAPRAIAAVELADARFFEPVPVDDAVDLLRRLARPHPGNADA, from the coding sequence ATGCCGCTCCGCCCCGAGGACAGCCCGGGACTGCTGCTCTGGCACGCCACACTGCGCTGGCAGCGCGACATCGCCACAGCGCTCGCCCCCCTCGAGCTCACCCATGTCCAGTTCGTGCTGCTCGCCTGCACCTGGTGGCTCAACTCCCAGGGCGAGCACCCCAACCAGATGGCTCTGGCCCGGCAGGCGGGCACCGACGTCAAGATGACATCCCAGGTCCTGCGCGCCCTGGAGCACAAGGGGCTCATCGAGCGCGAGACCGACCCTGCCGACACGCGAGCCAAGCGACTGCGCGTCACCGACACCGGCGCCGAACTGGCCCCCCGCGCGATCGCGGCCGTCGAGCTCGCCGACGCGCGGTTCTTCGAGCCGGTGCCCGTCGACGACGCGGTGGATCTGCTCCGCCGGCTGGCCCGTCCGCACCCCGGAAACGCCGACGCCTGA